The sequence ACATGCTCCAGAGCGGCGACGAGAACCTCAAGGCGTGGTTCCTgacggagcgcggcctcatcctgaaccagataccGACGACTCCAATGCCATCGCCTAGCCCGACTGATGATGCCTCCGCGACGCCCAGCAGCATAGAAGTTGTGCCAACCAGTCCAGAAGCCCGCGCGACGCCGACGATGACACCGGAGGGCGACCTCGACGTTTGATGCATTCCTTTCGCGTCCTTCCTTTTTTGTGCGCGAAACTATTGCCTATCATTTCatttgatcgccgaactgtggcacTGATCGCCGGAGTATGGCCTTATTTTGGAGCCGGAACGATCAAGTTTGAATATGGGGCGCGTGGCTGGGGCCTTGGTCGCCCCCAGGGTTTAAAAATCGCCGGGTGGACGCGAGAAAATGCGCCGGCCTatgcgctggggggggggggggcgaacgagtggagatgctctcaTATCCTCGTCAAGGTGGGGCATGGACCTATGGAGAGTTGGACTAAGGGGGTGGGTGTGCTGAATTCCCACCAACCCAAAGCGCGAGGAATCTTTTTTACCTGAAATGACTAGGGGTTAAGTTTTCATCAAAGAAAAAAAGGAATTGAAGGAGATGGGATAGAAAGTTAAGTTAGCAGAGAAGGGCTATGGGTATATGTGAAGCACATGTTGACATGGCTTGGCTATGGGAGGGTTTGACATTTTTGACAGAGACACTAGGGAGGCAATCAATCGGCCGAGCCACCCTGCCCCACCCACCACCCCACCACTAGTAGCCAACAACCATCCGACCAGCCGAGTGGGTCGGTCAAAGATGTGAATCGATCTCACTCACTCTCAGCTCAGTGGAGGGAGAGCGTGCGAAGCTACCTCGTCTCAGCTGCCTGCAATAAGAAAGGGAACGCACATGGATTGATCCCCTTCTTCCAGCTTCCTCTCCTCCACCACGGCCGACGGATGCCGACGCCTCCTGCCGCCGGCCGGAGCCTCGTCCTCCACTGTTGCTGCTGCCTGATCTTGCTTGTCCTCCTCCCCGCCTGCCACGCCTTCCCGCTCTGCACCGACCACAGTCAGTGCCTACCGTCGCTTGCTGCTCGGTCTCTGCTTCTCTCTGCTACTCATATACAGTACTTTACATGTCTTTTTGTTCTGCTCCATTCGATCAGGGGCGCCGCTGCCGCTCAACGGGACGCTCGCCTTCTGCGGCAACGCCGGCGCCGGGGCCAGCTGCTGCGACGccgccgccgacaaggccctgcgGGACCAGCTCCAAGCCGCCAACGTCTCCGACGCCGCCTGCGCCGCCGTCCTCAAGTCCCTCCTCTGCGCGGTCAGTGCCTGCGTTCTGCTCCTGATCCCCAAGGCCCGCCATGTGCTCGACGCTTTGCTTCGCTCGGTGTTTCAACAgttattttattatatatatagtgTTGCTTATACTGTCTACTGGCTCTACTACTCAAAGTATGCATGCACATCATGACAACAATTATTGGTAATTCAGTCGCCTGGTTCAGACGAATCCGCATGCTGATTTTGTCTTGCACCTCACATGTCGCCTGGTTCCTCTGTCCCATGCGAGAGATAACTAACTGAACGATGAATCAACAGAGACCGTTCTACTTGAAAAAGATATTATTAAGCTTTAACAAACCAATAATTGAATTACCATCAGGTTCCTGAACCCAGCAGCTGATCTACTGAATTAAACTTATATGTCATGCTTTCTCCAGAAATGCAATCCATAAACTTGGCAGCAGATCTACTGAACCTAACTAccatttcatgatttttttttttgcCAGAAATGCAATCCCTATTCGGCTGAGCTGTTCGACGCCGGGCCGAAGCTCCGAACAATCCCTTTCCTGTGCAACTCCGCCTCCTCGGCGACCTCTGCTCATCAGTCCAAGCAATCAACAGTACAGGACTACTGCAAGCTTGTCTGGGACACCTGCAAGGACGCAACGATGCGCAATTCTCCCTTCCAGCCTCCCCTGCAAGGAGGTGGGAGGCTGCCTAGCTCATCGTCGAAGCTCACCGATGCCTGGCAGTCCGAGAGCGACTTCTGCACGTCGTTCGGTGGCGCGCCCAGCAACCGATCCGTGTGCTTCAGCGGGAGCACGGTGTCGTTTAACGCTACCCAGCCTTCGGCGTCTCCTAAAGGGGTATGCCTAGAGAGGATTAACAACGGGTCCTACGCCTACCTCAACATGGTTCCTCACCCTGATGGGTCCAACAGGGTCTTCCTGGGCACCCAAGCCGGGAAGATAGTGCTGGCAACCGTCCCGGATCAGGGGTCCGGCGGCACGCTGCAGTTCAGCGAGGCGGGCCTGTTTGTCGACCTGACTGACCAGGTGCATTTCGACTCGACGTTCGGGCTCATGGGCATGGCGTTTCACCCCGACTTCGCGACCAACGGGCGCTTCTTCGCATCCTACAACTGTGACAGGACAAAGTCACCCAGCTGTTCTGGTAGGTGTTCATGCAATTCTGATGTTGGCTGTGACCCCTCCAAGCTTGGCACCGATAACGGCGCCCAACCATGCCAGTATCAGGTCGTTGTGTCAGAATATTCTGCTAAAGGCTCATCGTCAAATGTTTCTGAGGTTTGCTCGTCCGGATACATACACTCTTCCATTCATGCCTTCAACCTCATCCATTCACACTATTCATGTCATTCTTCTTCAGGTTACATCTGCCGATCCAACTGAAGTCAAAAGGATTTTTACTATGGGGTTGCCTTATACAAATAACCATGGAGGTCAGATTCTTTTTGGACCTACGGATGGATACCTCTATCTCATGATGGGTGACGGTGGACAGAAAGGAGACCCTTTTAATTTTGCGCAGAACAAAAAGTCGCTTCTGGGGAAAATTATGAGGCTTGACATCGACAGTACACCGGGTAAATTCTTCGAGAATGCCATCTTTTCTCATTTCTTTTGTTGCtcaagttgaaatactaatttaaatGCTTCAGTTTCCTTAGTTTTCATGTGTGATCTTATTTTTTCAGTAATAGAAGGTTCAGATATCAAACATTTAAGTAAATTTACTTCGATAATACAGAACAACATCGGAATTGCTCTCGGGTCTTAGTTACGTCCTTCAGTGAGGCTTCTTTAATGGCATATCACATCTGGTACAATTGTATTTTTGCAAGAAAACTACTGGACACATTATTTCCCTGTCTAAAGAATGGGCTAGTCAAACCTAGTTCACGACCTCCATAGCGACACCTTATTTTTACCAAAGTAGTATGTTACTTCTTATATGTCATAATTCGTTATTAAGATTTTGTTTTGGTATTTTCAGGAATGAAAATCACTAACCAAAGCTTATATTTCATAATCCAGATACGCTCTAAATTCATAATTCGTTATTTTTGCCCTTAACACTTTCTAAGATTTTGCACTGGTATCTTCAGGACTCGGTAAAGTCACTAACCAGAGCTTATGGGGTAACTATTCCATTCCAAAAGACAACCCGTTCTCCGAGGATAGTGGCTTGGCACCAGAAATTTGGGCATTGGGTGTTAGAAACCCTTGGAGATGCAGCTTTGATCTTGACAGGCCTTCCTACTTCTACTGTGCAGATACTGGTCAGGTATCATTTCAGGATCTTAAAACAGTTCTAACTTGCGAGGTGCTAAATTTATATTGGCTTTATTGGTCTGATATCCTAGTGGGGCTGTAGTGCACTTCAGTGAGATCAAGTTTGATAGCTACTATCTTACTATCTTTCTGAACTTGACATGCACTTACAATTTATAGTATAACACTGTAAGCACAGGATAGGCATGTAGCACACGATAGTTAAAACTTCGCAAGCGTTATGTCTTATATGCATAATATTAATAGAACTCAACTTTTCATTCTCGTCCTCCGATTTTTCCACGCTATTGTTTTGTTTCTCTGGTGTAGGTTGGTACAGTGTTTAATCATGTTGTTATTTAACTCTTTTGTATATTGTCCCTACTATATGTAGGACCAATACGAAGAGGTTGATTTGATCTCCAAGGCCGGAAACTATGGATGGCGTATATATGAGGGTCCATTGGTGTACAATCCACCGTGGACGCCTGGAGGAAACACATCACTCAAGTCCGTAAATGTCATTCCTCCTATTATGGGATACAGCCATTCTGATGTCAATAAAAACATTGGATCTGCGTCGATCATGGGTGGCTATGTCTACCGAGGATCCACCGACCCCTGCCTGTATGGAAGGTATTTGCTTCGGTGAAGCACCCTCGGCCTCTGCATTGATCAAAGCTTCGTCGAAAGGCATCTTGCATCTTGCACTGATTTTGAACTCGAAGATAGTGTGGAGCTACTACGATGTTCAACACATTTCTTAAGTTGTATTTACTGGATGCATCTGCTGATGTGCTTTCAGGTACCTGTATGCTGACCTTTACGCATCAGCCATGTGGACTGGCACGGAGACCCCGGAGGGCAGTGGGAACTACACCTCCAGTCTGATCTCCTTCAGCTGCTCCAAGAACTCTCCCATCCCCTGTGACAGCGCCGCTGGGAGCCCTCTCCCATCGCTCGGTTACATATATTCCTTCGGCGAGGATAACAACAAGGACATCTATGTCTTGGCAAGCAAAGGCGTCTACCGGGTTGTCCGGCCGAGCCTCTGCAGCTACACTTGCCCGACAGAGAAACCTGAGACGAACAATGGGAAGGCACCTGCCGGTCCTTCATCAAACGCGCCAGCAGCAATGGGAATGGGCATGAAAACAGGAGCTCTATTGCTGTCTGCCGCCACGTCCTTTGTTTTGATGAGATAGGAGGATCCTACTACGCCGATTATGTCTTGGTATGCCGTAAGATCAATCCTCACATTTTAGCATGTATTTGCAGTACAATAATAAGTCAGCAATATTTCCTTGTACAGTTAGGAGTATGAATCATGACACACGGGCCTATAAGGATTGGATTCTGAAACTTAATATCAGTCTCTGTATGAGCATAATACCTCGTTATACATTATATTTCTGAAGCCACTGGGGTTGGCTTGGATTGGCAATTGATTTCATGACAACACTTGTCCTTTCCCGTCTCGTCCGTCTCCAGGGCTCACTCGCATCGCCTCTCGCCTCTCGCCCAAGCCCCAAGTCCAAGTCGCACACGCACCCCGCCCGCGGATGGATCACTTCCTCTTGTATAtatagacagagagagagagagagagagaaggagaggctAGTGGAGAGAGAACAAGCTCTACCTCTTGAGTTGAGGGGTGACGCGGATCGATGAGGTGGCGCGACCAAAGCCCTCCCTTCCTTCCTGGCTGATGGTTGGATGCGCGAGCCCAAAAATCATGGATAGGCTGGGTACACGGCTGCATGCATGCACATGGGAGCCAAACGGACTGACGCATTGCCAAGGGATGTTAACCACTGATTATTATTTGTAGCCCGGCCGGCACAGTTAAATACCCGTCCTTGTTAGTCGTACTGAATTTACTCATCCCTCTCATCGCCAGAAGAGAGAGTACTGACTTGCTTGCTTCTTGATTCCCGTGCCAAGTTGGTGGTACATGAATTTAACTTGCTTTTTCTCAATGAAACGACTTCAAGAATGCAGTTCCTCGGTTTTCTATCAAGTTGGTCCCCTCTCTTTGATTACGGTAGTTAACAACTTTTTCAAGCCTTCTCTTGTTTGATGTTGATGGGCATGGACAGTCTCTTTTCTCTCGTTTTCACAAGAATCACTAGCAAGCGTTTCTTTTCTCTTGTTTTCACAAGAATCACAAGCAAGCGTGTTCTCTTATGTAACCACAGAAATCACAAGCAATATGCATAGGCGGGCGACAACAAACTGATTATGCCATAAAACAAGAGAAGGGCTTTGTTCACATCATCTAAAAGGGAAAATATTCCGGCTTTTTATTGCATCTACCAAGGACATGGTACACGATAATTCTGTTCAACCTATACATAAATTCTGTTCACAATATTTCTGATTCCCATGAACGAACCAACAAAGAAAAAGACAAGCGCAACCACTCGATGATTGATGCCCTTCAAGGAGGCAAGGATCACCAAGGGTAAATGCTACACCACACCACTTTTGTTTCCAATACAAGTAGTGTGCACGCACAAGATTACACCAAAGACTCAATGGGGTGATCAATTAAATTGGGATTTCCCCCTATTTTTCCTCGACAACCCATCATCTCATCACACCATGTAGAGACGGCAGCTTTAGCTTGACAACCAACACTCCAGGCTTGGGCATTCCAAAGTTCCCTCCCCTCGCCTTGTAACAGCCAGGCCTTTCagggttttcttttctttcatgtAGATATGCTCTCCCTCCTGTCATCATGTACAAATAAACAAGTCAAGTTTCTCTAACGAGAAGACAAGGCAAAGAATATGCAGATGGTAGTTTGGTTTCACAAGCAGAAtagaagctaggctagagcaaagcCTCGACGGCCTGGGTAAACCACAAAACACAAGACTTGCAGGCATACTGGCAATATTTGACACACGTCTAATTCAAATGAGTAAACTCGTTCAACTACATGACCCCACCAGGCAACCACCCCAGCCATGGTATGTGAAGTAAGAATTTCCTACACAATAACCTGGGCTGGGGTCCAGCCGCACCAATCAAGCAGTGCAGCAAACTAAACCAGGGATGGACCTCACCATGGTACTTTGGTTTCAAAACCAGAATATAAACCCATTTATTTCTAAAAAAACCCTTGTAATTCACATGAGCATCCAGTACAATAAATAATTCATTTTTGAATACAAGCAGCAAATAGCATTACTAGGGCCATAAAGTCTTGGAGAATTTCTGCAAATAGCAATCGTTACTAGAGGATTGCAAACACCCATGTGTGCTGCTTTACTAGCAATACAACCAAACCTAGCATTCAGGTTCAACTAGCCTCATATAGGACCACCTCAACAGGCAGGAACCAGCCAACCTGCGAGTCTGATGGCATCAAGCAAGCAAGCAATAAACCAAAATAACCAAGAACAGACTCGACCTCACCCAGCCCTAGTAGTTTGGtttcataacaagaaaataatagAAAGTAGGCAGGCTATAGATACGTAGGTAAGCAATTTTGACAAGATTTGTAGAGGGAAAGCAGAGATACCATGAGGAGCTCCATTGCCTTATAGTTCTCCAATTTCCTGCAATGGGAAATTTGAAAAAAACCGTCAAACCATGAGTTTTCGACTTGCTTACACTATGGTTGTTTCGACATTCAAAAAATAGATGCCCTCATGTTGGATAAGATCCCAACAATTAATGTACCATGTTGTTCATGGTTTCAACAGTTACAGAAGAATCTATCAACACAACTCATACATAACGGACGAAGAATCTATCAACACAATACACAAGGACTAGAGTGGGAGGCAATTCGAGAGAAAGCATTAGATGGAAATGCATCAGTTCCTTTCCATCCAATATCCAGTGGCATTCAAACATCATAATCCGCTTGTAAAGACAACACTACCCAGTGCAAGTGTACACAACAGGAACATGCATCATCAGAAAAGAGAGAGGCAAAATTAAGTGATGTTCCTCATACCCATGAAGGAACTCACCAGGCCATGAATCCTCTGCTAAACTCTAATCCTCCTCTGTCTTCACCAATATTGTTTTTTACTCGCAGCTCCAACGCCAGGACTAAAAAATTACCAACCAAGTCATTAGCCAGACACGCCACTTGCTGCTGGGATTATCAAATCTACAATGCTCATGAAGGAAGTCCATCGTAGAACTTACCACGGCGCAATGGCCAGGGACACACGCAACAGAGGAGAAAGCAAAGAAGAGGAAGCAAGTGGCTTACCTACACCATAGTCAGAGAAGAAATAGATGCCGGTCTGCGCGGGAGGCTTCAACACAACAACATGAACAAGACCCGTTCATTACAGCAATGATCACTTCTGCGAGAGTAAAACACGAATGAAGAAAGAACCAACTTTGGGCAAACAATAACATGAGCAAACAGTAACCTCAAGCTGCGAGATAGCTTCCTACAGAGCAAGGAGCTGCTGGATGGTTCGCTACCAAGGAAGGGTTGCGACTTCAAATGCTCCGATGAGCTGCCTGTTGCCATCGTGCTTGTTCCATAGCATGAAAATGGTGGAGCCGACCAGAAAGCCGAAATAAATGCACCATAGCAAGCCTCTGCGGATTGCATAGAAATAAAAAGAATCACAACAGTTATCTTTAAAGAAATAGGGAGAAACATTGTTTTGATAATAAGAAAGAAAAATCATCATTTTTATCATTATTAGGCATGGTCAATCCTGAACCATGAATTTTACCTGTAAACCATGCAGAGGAAATAGAGCAAGAAAACatgatttttgcctatttcagccaAAGGAAACAACAGTTCCTGCATGTTAAGATGGAACCAATAAAACATCAGTAATCCTGAGCTCAAATATATCACAAGAATGTCAAATGCTCAAAGATCACTTCTTTCTCATCTAGTATAAGCTAAAAAAGAACTGTTTGGCATGCGCTTTCTACTTCCAAGTACATAGCGCAATGATGCATCCAGATTGCGCTTCCGGACAACAAAGATAGTTCATTCTAAGCAAGCACTGTTAGTTTCAGCGATAGAGTAACACGAACCCACTCCCTGGCTTAGTAGTCCCCTGTCGCCATTTTCCAAGGTTCAACTAACCCAATTTACTTCACACAGTACACTAACAAACTCAAGAGTTTGGGGTATCACAAACCATTAAGACTAATGACATATTTAtttaagaaaaaaacacaactttTGGAACATAACAGAATTTAGAGTCAGAAATAGGTTTGCAGTGAGATAAAAATGTTTAGAAGATCAAACTTTAGAGTCCACAGCCGCGCAAGTAAAAACGGTCGGAGTATTGATATCAATGAAATAAAGAATATGTGTAGTGTGCTATTTTCACATGTTAGTAGGCCAATACAAATTGGAGACAGATGATTATTTTCAATTCAACTACAATGAAATTGTTTTAATGTGGAGTGTGGACAGGACAATTTAACAGCCATACAAGTAAAAACAGTCAGCACCGAATATTGTGCTTGGTGAAATATGGAATATGTTAGTGTGCTATTTCACATGCAAATAGAACAAAACAAATTGGAGGCAGTTGATTATGTTCAATCCATCCTAGGCCAAAATATAAAAAACCAAGCCAAGCACGACAGATAAAACTGTGAAGCAGAGACAATTCCAAGTGCAGTTTTCATTAATACAAAGCTACTTAGATCTACTCAAATGGTGTCCATCATGGCAGCCCAAAAAACCCAGAAATTGCCACGGCGCGGTGGCCGTGGACATATAGAGCAAAAGGAAAATCACAAGAGAGGATGTATCATATATTCTGATAACCTTGAACATACGAGCTTAACAGTTGTCGCCTATAACCATATCACGTAAGCTATCGCATACCAATTACTTAGTAATACTATATGATCCATTACCATATGGACAGAATTTCTACCTCGTCCTTCGCTTGCTTTGCTGCTGGAACTTGAGGAATCTTTTGTCAATGGTGTTTCATGTAGATGTTCAGAGTAGGAACTAGAGGCCCGGTACAAACTGAACCACATAATCCTGCCTACAACTGAAAGTGTTGAGAGAGAGGTTTTTTTTTTGGAAGCAGAAAGTGTACAAGTGAAGTTCTTGTCCAACATGCGTTCCACAGGTTCATGCTAAAAACACATCTGTACGACTTATTTTCATAACATCAAGTGCAAATATACTGAATTCCTAGGATGGACAGATCCTTGCATGCTTTAAGTGCAAATATACTGAATTAGACGTCAACATAGTTGGTTTCCCAACATTTATCACTCTCCGGAAATTAACGAAAACGAACCAATTACCTTCATGGTAGCATTCAGTTTAAAGCTTTCCTCCCTCTGCTTCCAGCTTTGACGTCCTCTGAACAGCGGCGGAGAATCTTTGTGCCGCTTGTCAACTGCTATGTACTACGACAACTTCTTGACGGTCTCATTGGGAGTTCTCTTTGTAATGATGACAACATCTGGGTCATCCGCGACAGGTATCGAGCAGCCTGTTGAACAAAGGACCCAGTGTTGAGTGCACGTGGTAGAATTAAAATAAGCGGGCGCATCCAGAAACTCTAGCAGGACATGATAGTTGAAGAAGCTAATGCCAAGGAGATACGGAAGTTAGTTAATCCCCTGCAACCTCCAATGGATGAGGAGAGAAGCCATGGTAAGCTGAAGCCATCGATGGACATGGGACCGGATTCATCACCGGGATCCCTGAGTAAGACAGTTCCATGGCTGTGTTTGGCGACGCAATGTGGGAGATGCAAAAGTTGATCGTCCACTGGGATTGCCCCATCCCTCCCCTCGAGGTGGCATACGGCTCTCTCGCCCCAGGGCAGAGCAAAGCAATGCACGCGGAGCGAATATCGACAGTATTGCGAGCATCAACCAGTGAATCAATCAATCGTCGAGCAGCAGAGTGGAAGCAACACCTAACCTTGCTGGGAGCATCATCGATCCCCtgtagcagagcagagcagagcagagaggGAGCTTCAGCAAACCAAAGCTTTACTGTGGCAGACTTATTACTACGCTCGTCTCATCTCATTGGTCATCTCTACCCTCCCACGGATCGATCCGATGCATTGCTTCTTTCTCATTGGTCACCCTTATACTCCCACGGATCAATCCCCTCTCTTGTGCAGATCCCAGTCGTTCACCCATATCCAACGGAGGGGCCGGTTTAGTTTAGTTTTGTGCTGAGGGATCAATCGATACGTGTGACGGGACGAGATTGGGCCTAcgaccaagaagaagaaaaaaccttTTGCATGACCGTATCAAGTGCATCAAGTGCCTTGCTGCTTTTTCATTGGCCGCTTCCCATATCCCATGGATTTGATATACTACTACGTGGATCGTGCTTTGCTCGACGTGTTCGAATGGGTGAGCACGATTAGGATCGGTGGATTTTGCTTCGATGAGACGGCGGCTTGCTGCTCATTGCTCGATCCCATCTCCCACGGATTGATACCCCTATAAATGCTTCTCGGTGATTGGTGACTCGTCGTCTCTCACGGATCAATCCCCCTCTTATGCAGATCCCAGCCAGTTTTTCGTTCGCCCGCATCCGACAAAACCGAGAGCGGGCTGGTCTAGTTTGGCCCCGAGACCGGTACAGTAAATTAGTTGAGTCGGTAGAAAATAATTTTGCTTTCACAACTTATCAACCTCTTTTATAAAAAAAAAATAGTTATTGTGGGGACACGTACCCATGACCTTAACGCCCACGGTCGCCCCCTAAGCTCTGTGTGGTTGGATCTGGCAACGGCCACCATTCTTATTCTCACGAACAATTGGTTCTTCGGGCCCTACTTACAACCATCGCTCATTTGTCATCACATCCCTTGTTGCGTGCGACCATtattttgtttcaaaaaaaatggTCCACCTAATTCCTATCCTACTTGTTTCCCGCTCATTTCTCTTGCCCTGATATCTCATGGCATGCCTTTCCCGCCACATGTTTCCCTCGCAATTATCCCGCTTAGTAAAAGTCCATGAAATAATGCACAAAAGTGGGTCTATCTTTTAGGACTTGCACAAATAATGAAAAAAATCCAAACATCTTGGTGGCAAGACTTAGCCATCAACATGGAGCTTACAACCTTTTTGATCTTTTTGAAAAAATGCAAATAATGTcttgaaaacatgaaaaagaaATCATACCCTTGTCTCTCTTGGAGTATAGTAATATATCCACCTATCACGCCTTTGACGTAGGATTTTTGGAGTATATATTGTTATTTTCTGATCCAATGACACACATAGAATCATACCATCAACTATTTTAAAGATATTATAAGGACATGTACCCATGACCTTAATGCTCACGGGTGTTCCCCGAGCTACGCGCAGTTGGGTCTGGCAGTGGCAATGGTCCTTGTTCTAAGGAACAATCGGTGCCGTCGAGGAGCAAAACATAGGCGGCCTCACGTGGCAGTGTTGGGGGAGGCATCGAGTTTGGTGCCTAGTGAAGCGGCTCTCCTCATCACCATATCTAAAGATTTAATTTCATTTCTGCGATTTGTTCTCCCCATGCTTCGCGCAAACTATTGTGCTTGCATGTTGGCTGTTATTTTATTTGAAAAGAAAGGAGAAAATCCTAGTGGTCCCTCCACATTTGATGGAAGAGAGAGCAGACTAGTTTCTCCTTTGGGACCGAACGGGGTAATATTTATACCTGTATTTTTttatcatacaaaaaatttaattGGTTTGAAAGAAAATACTTTTGCACATACAAATTGACAGTACGCAAGACCTTATCGCTCGCGGCTGTTCCCCGAGCTCCGTGCGGTTGGATATGATAGTAGCTAGCTACCCGTCCTTCCTTGTTCCCAAGGACAAGGGGACAATTGGTTCCACGGGAGCTACTTGTCACCGTCTCGCTGGCGTGTCAGACATGCCCGTCAATGCGGGCCTCATGCACTTGACCTCTGGGCCCCCACGCTTCATAATTTGGATAGACTGATGTGCTCACATGTGAGTGCTATTTTATTTGAAACGAAAGGACTAGATCTCAGTCATCGGCCCACATTCAACAAAGAGAAATTCGCGGCATTTCTACTACCTCCGGCTGGGTTTATTGGGGCTGTTGACAGGATCAAAGGCACCCGCGCGCAATTGGGATGGATGGAAGGAACGTAAATTAATGACATGCAAAACTATGGGACGGAAGGGTGCACGCATGCGTTGGGTGGCATGCACGCCTCTTTGGTTTACTGGTCTTTGTGCATGCGGCCTTTGTATGCCGACGGCCTGGGTCCGGCTGTAGGCATATCCAGGAGTAGGCCGATGGTGGCCGTCGGCATACATTTGGCCGTTGGCACCGGCCCCTGTTCCGGTAGTGAATCCCAGTTTTTAGCTGAAACACAAGTATATATACTCACAACCCATCATGCAAATGGCTCAGATCAACCATCACGTACGTGTACAGCCAAGTTC comes from Triticum aestivum cultivar Chinese Spring chromosome 5B, IWGSC CS RefSeq v2.1, whole genome shotgun sequence and encodes:
- the LOC123110055 gene encoding HIPL1 protein; translation: MPTPPAAGRSLVLHCCCCLILLVLLPACHAFPLCTDHRAPLPLNGTLAFCGNAGAGASCCDAAADKALRDQLQAANVSDAACAAVLKSLLCAKCNPYSAELFDAGPKLRTIPFLCNSASSATSAHQSKQSTVQDYCKLVWDTCKDATMRNSPFQPPLQGGGRLPSSSSKLTDAWQSESDFCTSFGGAPSNRSVCFSGSTVSFNATQPSASPKGVCLERINNGSYAYLNMVPHPDGSNRVFLGTQAGKIVLATVPDQGSGGTLQFSEAGLFVDLTDQVHFDSTFGLMGMAFHPDFATNGRFFASYNCDRTKSPSCSGRCSCNSDVGCDPSKLGTDNGAQPCQYQVVVSEYSAKGSSSNVSEVTSADPTEVKRIFTMGLPYTNNHGGQILFGPTDGYLYLMMGDGGQKGDPFNFAQNKKSLLGKIMRLDIDSTPGLGKVTNQSLWGNYSIPKDNPFSEDSGLAPEIWALGVRNPWRCSFDLDRPSYFYCADTGQDQYEEVDLISKAGNYGWRIYEGPLVYNPPWTPGGNTSLKSVNVIPPIMGYSHSDVNKNIGSASIMGGYVYRGSTDPCLYGRYLYADLYASAMWTGTETPEGSGNYTSSLISFSCSKNSPIPCDSAAGSPLPSLGYIYSFGEDNNKDIYVLASKGVYRVVRPSLCSYTCPTEKPETNNGKAPAGPSSNAPAAMGMGMKTGALLLSAATSFVLMR